A genomic segment from Bradyrhizobium sp. ISRA430 encodes:
- the fdhF gene encoding formate dehydrogenase subunit alpha: MTKITFELDGKQVEANPGETIWQVAQRQGREIPHLCYSPAPDYRPDGNCRACMVEIEGERVLAASCKRTPSVGMKVKTESARAVAAQKMVMELLVADQPARATSHDPDSKFWHWAETTGVTESRFPAAERWATDASHPAMRVNLDACIQCGLCVRACREVQVNDVIGMAYRNAGAKIVFDFDDPMGESTCVACGECVQACPTGALMPAVMLDEAQTRVTYADKKVDSLCPFCGVGCQVTYQVKDDKVIYAEGRDGPANRNRLCVKGRFGFDYIHHPHRLTKPLVRLPNAKKDANDQVDPANPFTHFREASWEEALDIAAKGLVKIRDEKGVKALAGFGSAKGSNEEAYLFQKLVRTGFGSNNVDHCTRLCHASSVAALFEGLSSGAVSAPFSAAMDAEVIWVIGANPTVNHPVAATFIKNATKQGAKLFVMDPRRQSLSRHATKHLQFKPGSDVAMLNAMINTIITEGLTDDQYIAGYTEGFEDLKEKIKEFTPEKMEPICGIPAQTLREVARTYARAKSSIIFWGMGISQHVHGTDNARCLIALALITGQVGRPGTGLHPLRGQNNVQGASDAGLIPMFFPDYQPVGRDDMRASFEKLWGQELDPVRGLTVVEIMNAIHAGEIKGMYIEGENPAMSDPDLQHAREALAMLDHLVVQDLFVTETAFHADVILPASAFAEKDGSFTNTDRRVQLARQVIKPPGDARQDLWIIQEIGKRMGLPWNYSGLGDVFTEMAQLMPSLKNITWERLVREGAVTYPVDDPDKPGNEIIFTTGFPTASGRGKIVPAKVVPPDEVPDDEFPMVLSTGRVLEHWHTGSMTRRAQVLDQIEPEAVAFMSPKDMRKKKLAPGDFIRLETRRGAVEVKVRSDRDVPENMVFMPFCYAEAAANLLTNPALDPFGKIPEFKFCAARAERVEMRDAAE, translated from the coding sequence ATCTCTGCTATTCGCCCGCGCCGGACTACCGGCCTGACGGCAACTGTCGCGCCTGCATGGTCGAGATCGAGGGCGAGCGCGTGCTCGCCGCCTCCTGCAAGCGCACGCCGTCGGTCGGCATGAAGGTGAAGACCGAGAGTGCGCGCGCGGTTGCCGCGCAGAAGATGGTGATGGAGCTGCTCGTTGCCGATCAGCCGGCGCGTGCGACCTCGCACGATCCGGACTCGAAATTCTGGCACTGGGCCGAGACCACCGGCGTCACCGAGAGTCGCTTTCCCGCCGCCGAGCGCTGGGCGACCGACGCCAGCCATCCGGCGATGCGCGTCAATCTCGACGCCTGTATCCAGTGCGGCCTGTGTGTGCGCGCCTGCCGCGAGGTCCAGGTCAACGACGTCATCGGCATGGCTTATCGTAATGCCGGCGCCAAGATCGTGTTCGACTTCGACGATCCCATGGGCGAGTCGACTTGTGTCGCCTGCGGCGAGTGCGTGCAGGCCTGTCCGACCGGCGCGTTGATGCCGGCCGTGATGCTCGACGAGGCGCAGACCCGCGTCACCTATGCTGACAAGAAGGTGGATTCGCTCTGCCCGTTCTGCGGCGTCGGCTGCCAGGTCACCTACCAGGTCAAGGACGATAAGGTGATCTATGCGGAGGGCCGCGACGGCCCGGCCAACCGCAATCGTCTCTGCGTCAAGGGCCGCTTCGGCTTCGACTACATCCACCATCCGCATCGTCTCACCAAGCCGCTGGTGCGGCTGCCGAATGCGAAGAAGGACGCCAACGACCAGGTCGATCCAGCCAATCCCTTCACCCATTTCCGCGAAGCGTCGTGGGAGGAAGCGCTCGACATCGCCGCCAAGGGCCTGGTCAAGATCCGCGACGAGAAGGGTGTCAAAGCGCTGGCCGGCTTCGGCTCGGCCAAGGGGTCGAACGAGGAGGCTTACCTGTTCCAGAAGCTGGTGCGCACCGGCTTCGGGTCGAACAATGTCGATCACTGCACGCGGCTGTGTCACGCTTCATCGGTGGCGGCGCTGTTCGAGGGCCTGAGCTCGGGCGCGGTATCGGCGCCGTTCTCTGCCGCGATGGATGCGGAAGTGATCTGGGTGATCGGCGCCAATCCGACCGTGAACCATCCGGTCGCGGCGACCTTCATCAAGAACGCGACCAAGCAGGGCGCAAAGCTCTTCGTGATGGACCCGCGTCGGCAGTCGCTGTCCCGCCATGCGACCAAGCATCTGCAGTTCAAGCCCGGCTCCGACGTCGCCATGCTGAATGCGATGATCAACACGATCATCACCGAAGGGCTGACCGACGACCAATATATCGCCGGTTACACCGAAGGCTTCGAGGATCTGAAGGAGAAGATCAAGGAGTTCACGCCGGAGAAGATGGAGCCGATCTGCGGCATCCCGGCGCAGACCCTGCGCGAGGTCGCCAGAACCTATGCGCGGGCCAAATCCTCGATCATCTTCTGGGGCATGGGCATCAGCCAGCACGTCCATGGCACCGACAATGCGCGCTGCCTGATTGCGCTCGCGCTGATCACCGGCCAGGTTGGCCGCCCAGGCACCGGCCTGCATCCGCTGCGCGGCCAGAACAACGTGCAGGGCGCCTCCGACGCCGGCCTGATCCCGATGTTCTTCCCCGACTATCAGCCGGTCGGCCGCGACGACATGCGTGCCAGTTTCGAGAAGCTGTGGGGCCAGGAGCTCGATCCTGTCCGCGGCCTGACGGTGGTCGAGATCATGAACGCGATCCATGCCGGCGAGATCAAGGGCATGTATATCGAGGGCGAGAACCCCGCGATGTCCGACCCCGATCTGCAGCATGCGCGCGAAGCGCTCGCCATGCTCGATCATCTCGTGGTGCAGGATCTCTTCGTCACCGAGACCGCGTTCCACGCCGACGTCATTCTGCCGGCCTCGGCGTTCGCGGAGAAGGACGGCTCCTTCACCAATACCGATCGCCGCGTCCAGCTCGCGCGCCAGGTCATCAAGCCGCCGGGCGATGCGCGCCAGGATCTCTGGATCATCCAGGAGATCGGCAAGCGCATGGGCCTGCCGTGGAACTATTCGGGCCTCGGCGATGTCTTCACCGAGATGGCGCAGTTGATGCCGTCGCTCAAGAACATCACCTGGGAGCGGCTGGTGCGCGAAGGCGCCGTCACCTATCCGGTCGACGATCCCGACAAGCCCGGCAATGAGATCATCTTCACCACGGGCTTCCCGACCGCGAGTGGCCGCGGTAAGATCGTGCCGGCCAAGGTCGTCCCGCCGGACGAGGTGCCCGACGACGAATTTCCGATGGTGCTGTCGACCGGCCGCGTGCTCGAACACTGGCACACCGGCTCGATGACGCGTCGCGCGCAGGTGCTCGACCAGATCGAGCCCGAGGCGGTCGCGTTCATGTCGCCGAAGGACATGCGGAAGAAGAAGCTCGCGCCCGGCGATTTCATCCGGCTTGAGACCCGCCGCGGCGCGGTTGAGGTCAAGGTGCGCTCCGATCGCGACGTACCGGAGAACATGGTGTTCATGCCGTTCTGCTACGCGGAAGCGGCGGCGAACCTCCTGACCAACCCGGCGCTTGATCCGTTCGGAAAGATCCCGGAGTTCAAGTTCTGCGCGGCGAGAGCCGAACGCGTCGAGATGCGCGACGCGGCGGAGTGA
- the ybaK gene encoding Cys-tRNA(Pro) deacylase, whose translation MSKATPATRALAAAGVAFTLHTYDYDPEAESIGLQAASALGEDPARVLKTLMALVDGKPVCVIVPSDQEVSMKKLAGAASGKSAQMMKPLEAERVTGFKVGGISPFGQRKPVRTVIEQSALAHDQVYVNGGQRGLQVRLRPADVRDVLKTIVADVVA comes from the coding sequence ATGTCCAAAGCCACCCCCGCAACCCGCGCGCTCGCTGCCGCCGGTGTTGCCTTCACCCTTCACACCTATGACTACGATCCCGAGGCCGAGAGCATCGGGCTCCAGGCGGCGTCTGCGCTCGGCGAAGATCCGGCGCGCGTATTGAAGACGCTGATGGCACTGGTCGACGGCAAGCCGGTCTGCGTCATCGTTCCGTCCGACCAGGAAGTCTCGATGAAGAAGCTCGCTGGTGCCGCCAGCGGCAAGTCGGCGCAAATGATGAAGCCGCTCGAAGCCGAACGCGTCACCGGCTTCAAGGTCGGCGGCATCAGCCCGTTCGGACAACGCAAACCAGTGCGCACCGTGATCGAGCAAAGCGCGCTCGCCCATGACCAGGTCTATGTCAATGGCGGTCAACGCGGCCTGCAGGTGCGGCTCAGGCCGGCCGACGTGCGGGACGTCCTGAAGACGATCGTGGCCGACGTGGTCGCCTGA
- a CDS encoding N-acyl homoserine lactonase family protein — protein MSAAALAAEPPKEMKLYVFSSGALNLDKSIIQNGSSGKVQIPVGFFLIRHPKGDVLFDCGNNDRIIKDPDYWGPFVKALDPGRSPDVAIDAQLSKINVKPSDIKYVVLGHFHVDHAGNIGKFLDSTFVFQRDEIRNAFWPAPGYATFFISDDFAMLRNSVGGGMPAKYKTIELDGDLDLFGDNSVFIHRTVSHTPGSQILVVRLPKTGTVVLTSDAVYLQENLDKNILPSIGSVYDPVGMLDAYAWVKRVRDTEGADIIYAHDPDVFKAHKHSPEFYE, from the coding sequence ATGTCGGCTGCCGCGCTGGCCGCTGAACCGCCAAAGGAGATGAAGCTTTACGTCTTCTCTTCGGGGGCGCTCAATCTCGACAAGTCGATCATTCAGAACGGCAGTAGCGGCAAGGTCCAGATTCCTGTCGGCTTTTTCTTGATCCGCCATCCCAAGGGCGACGTTCTGTTTGATTGCGGCAACAACGACCGCATCATCAAGGACCCCGATTATTGGGGCCCGTTCGTGAAGGCGCTTGATCCGGGCCGCTCGCCCGACGTCGCTATCGACGCGCAGCTTTCCAAGATCAACGTGAAGCCGTCCGATATCAAATATGTCGTCCTCGGCCATTTCCATGTCGATCATGCCGGCAACATCGGTAAGTTCCTGGATTCGACCTTTGTGTTCCAGCGCGACGAGATCAGGAACGCGTTCTGGCCGGCGCCGGGCTATGCCACCTTCTTCATCTCTGACGATTTCGCCATGCTGCGCAACAGCGTCGGCGGCGGCATGCCGGCCAAGTACAAGACCATCGAGCTTGATGGCGATCTCGACCTGTTCGGTGACAACAGTGTCTTCATCCACCGCACCGTATCGCACACGCCCGGAAGCCAGATCCTGGTGGTGCGCCTGCCGAAGACGGGCACGGTGGTGCTGACCAGCGATGCCGTCTATCTCCAGGAGAATCTGGACAAGAACATCCTGCCGAGCATCGGCAGCGTCTATGATCCCGTCGGCATGCTCGATGCCTACGCCTGGGTGAAGCGGGTTCGCGACACCGAGGGCGCTGACATCATCTATGCCCACGACCCCGATGTGTTCAAGGCGCACAAGCACTCGCCCGAATTCTACGAGTGA
- a CDS encoding ABC transporter ATP-binding protein yields MLPAVSPVVLAERVTKWYGPRRAVADVSFTISPGEIVGLLGPNGSGKSTIFRMLTGYLVPTSGRIEVAGYDVVEDSLGVRRAISYVPEDAPLYDHMRVGEFLHFMAGLKGLHGPKARAAVDEATERLDLARVMKLTTGKLSRGFRQRVSIAQALLGDPRVLVLDEPTSGLDPHQVIAVRDLIQSLAGRHTVLLASHVLPEIEKIASRVMILLDGVLLTSDALKDAAQDLMLRLSVDAAEDVVRGATKAVAGVREIVANPDSAGRFLVRAERRPALAADLVSALVAAQIPVRELTELRPDLERVFLDLTRRPEAAA; encoded by the coding sequence ATGCTTCCGGCTGTCTCTCCGGTCGTTCTCGCCGAGCGCGTCACGAAATGGTACGGCCCGCGGCGCGCCGTCGCTGACGTGTCCTTTACGATCTCGCCCGGCGAGATTGTCGGCCTGCTCGGGCCGAACGGGTCCGGCAAGAGCACGATCTTCCGCATGCTCACCGGCTATCTGGTGCCGACCTCGGGACGCATCGAGGTTGCCGGTTACGATGTTGTGGAAGATTCCCTCGGCGTGCGTCGCGCCATCAGCTATGTGCCGGAAGACGCGCCGCTTTACGACCACATGCGGGTCGGCGAATTCCTGCATTTCATGGCCGGCCTCAAGGGACTGCACGGGCCGAAGGCGAGGGCAGCGGTCGACGAGGCGACCGAGCGGCTCGATCTTGCGCGCGTCATGAAGCTGACGACCGGCAAGCTGTCGCGCGGCTTCCGCCAGCGGGTCTCGATCGCGCAAGCGCTCCTCGGTGATCCCAGGGTTCTCGTGCTGGACGAGCCGACCAGCGGGCTCGATCCGCATCAGGTGATCGCCGTGCGCGACCTGATCCAGTCGCTGGCCGGCCGCCACACCGTGCTGCTGGCCTCGCACGTCCTGCCCGAGATCGAGAAGATCGCCTCGCGCGTGATGATCCTGCTCGATGGCGTGCTTTTGACATCCGATGCGCTGAAAGATGCCGCGCAGGATCTGATGTTGCGTCTGTCGGTGGACGCGGCCGAAGATGTCGTGCGCGGTGCGACGAAGGCGGTCGCCGGTGTGCGCGAAATTGTCGCGAATCCGGACAGTGCGGGACGCTTCCTCGTCAGGGCGGAGCGGCGTCCCGCGCTTGCGGCCGACTTGGTCTCCGCCCTGGTCGCAGCGCAAATTCCGGTGCGCGAGCTGACCGAGCTCCGGCCCGATCTCGAACGGGTATTTCTCGATCTCACTCGGCGACCGGAGGCGGCCGCATGA
- a CDS encoding ABC transporter permease subunit: MRSFAVLLGKEATALFSSPIAYVLMTVFLLIMGYSFTLTLFLSHQPSMVHIFFQMFVLFMLTVPLITMRLFAEERKLKTLEVLLTAPVSEVAIVLAKFLAAMSLIVVMLLLSGAYAAALAWFGDPDFGPIYSGYFGLLLFGAALVGTGLLASALTANQVIAALMSLSVFLLLWIIDNFGWLLPSPADTLVVNLSLSVHFRPFAVGSIYLSDVGFFLSVTLLMLLLTVRALARR; this comes from the coding sequence ATGAGAAGCTTTGCGGTGCTGCTGGGTAAGGAAGCGACGGCGCTGTTCTCCTCGCCGATCGCCTACGTGCTCATGACCGTGTTCCTGCTGATCATGGGCTACAGCTTTACGCTCACGCTGTTCCTCAGCCATCAGCCCAGCATGGTGCACATCTTCTTCCAGATGTTCGTGCTGTTCATGCTGACCGTGCCGCTGATCACCATGCGGCTGTTCGCGGAGGAGCGGAAGCTGAAGACGCTGGAGGTTCTCCTGACCGCGCCGGTCTCCGAGGTCGCGATCGTGCTGGCGAAGTTCCTGGCCGCGATGAGCCTGATCGTCGTCATGCTCCTGCTCTCAGGCGCCTACGCGGCCGCGCTCGCCTGGTTCGGCGATCCTGATTTCGGCCCGATCTACAGCGGCTATTTCGGGCTTTTGCTATTTGGAGCGGCGCTGGTCGGCACGGGGCTATTGGCCTCGGCGCTGACGGCCAACCAGGTGATTGCGGCGCTGATGTCGCTCAGCGTGTTCCTCCTGCTCTGGATCATCGACAATTTCGGCTGGCTCCTGCCGAGCCCCGCCGACACGCTGGTGGTGAACCTCTCGCTCTCGGTGCATTTCCGTCCCTTTGCCGTCGGCTCGATCTATCTGTCCGATGTGGGCTTCTTCCTCAGCGTCACCCTGTTGATGCTGCTGTTGACGGTCCGCGCCCTGGCACGGCGGTGA
- a CDS encoding Gldg family protein encodes MSGSARSNIALLVLAAGAIASGAIGFAGFGETASNSLLFAACFLALLALFMLAIRLPLRGGGLRWSAWFANASIVVAAVVAVIGANVALYRHDVHFDVSREGRNTPPQQLIDVIAQLRTPLALTYFYNASDANAISVRDLVQTAARNHPLLAFRAIDLDKEPGLARDLGVRAYNTAVLQAEDRKVLVENVIDPARIGYAALSVLRKRVETVCFVTGHGETFRPLPSHFHFSHVETLKGHETPGAGDVLETAPEALDRLLLALNQIGFEMRELVTVTATSIPPDCSVVADIGPRTAFTVDEAVLLGDYVKGGGRLLLLIDPLSEIGGDLERLLLKPVGLSSEAAIVIDPLNHFRTDADKVAVPYYPPHPITKRLALTVFPQARPIAVSRPPSGVSLVVLAASSQDSYLRSPKAAATTGGDPPNAQRSAQPLAVALEGSWPGASPSKRFRLVVAGTSKVASNEYFPYVSNGELSLAMLRWLAEDDATPSVAPQTFKLPEIVLTSSQMRDTFIVLEVLLPLSTALFGVAMWWRRR; translated from the coding sequence ATGAGCGGATCTGCCAGATCGAACATCGCGCTCCTCGTCCTGGCGGCCGGCGCCATCGCCAGTGGCGCGATCGGCTTTGCAGGATTCGGCGAGACGGCATCGAACAGCCTGTTGTTCGCCGCCTGCTTCCTCGCTCTGCTCGCGCTTTTCATGCTGGCAATCCGGCTTCCGTTGCGCGGCGGCGGCTTGCGCTGGTCGGCCTGGTTTGCGAACGCGTCGATCGTAGTCGCCGCGGTCGTGGCGGTCATCGGCGCCAATGTCGCGCTCTACCGCCACGACGTGCATTTCGACGTCAGCCGGGAAGGACGCAACACGCCGCCGCAGCAGCTCATCGACGTGATCGCACAATTGCGAACGCCGCTTGCGCTGACCTATTTCTACAATGCGAGCGATGCCAACGCGATCTCTGTCCGTGACCTCGTTCAGACCGCCGCGCGCAACCATCCGTTGCTGGCGTTCCGTGCCATCGATCTCGACAAGGAGCCCGGTCTTGCCCGAGATCTCGGCGTGCGCGCCTACAATACGGCGGTGCTGCAGGCCGAGGATCGCAAGGTCCTGGTCGAAAACGTCATCGATCCCGCCCGCATCGGCTATGCGGCATTGAGCGTGCTGCGCAAGCGCGTGGAGACGGTGTGCTTCGTCACCGGCCATGGCGAGACGTTTCGGCCGCTGCCCTCGCACTTCCATTTCAGCCATGTCGAGACCCTGAAGGGCCACGAGACGCCCGGTGCCGGCGACGTGCTGGAAACCGCGCCCGAAGCGCTCGACCGGCTCTTGCTGGCTCTGAACCAGATCGGCTTCGAGATGCGCGAGCTCGTGACAGTGACGGCGACCAGCATCCCGCCCGACTGTTCGGTTGTTGCCGATATCGGCCCGCGTACGGCTTTCACCGTTGACGAGGCGGTGCTGCTCGGCGATTATGTGAAGGGCGGCGGCCGGTTGCTGCTCCTGATCGATCCGCTGTCAGAGATCGGTGGTGATCTCGAGCGGCTACTGCTCAAGCCCGTGGGATTGTCGAGTGAAGCGGCGATCGTCATCGATCCCCTCAATCATTTCCGCACCGATGCGGACAAGGTCGCGGTGCCATACTATCCGCCGCATCCGATCACGAAGCGTCTGGCGCTCACCGTGTTTCCGCAGGCGCGGCCGATCGCGGTGTCGCGTCCGCCGTCCGGGGTGAGCCTTGTAGTGCTGGCCGCAAGCAGCCAGGACAGCTATCTGCGATCGCCTAAGGCTGCGGCTACGACAGGCGGAGATCCGCCAAACGCGCAGCGGAGCGCACAGCCGCTCGCAGTCGCGCTGGAAGGTAGCTGGCCGGGAGCCTCGCCGAGCAAACGCTTCCGCCTGGTCGTGGCCGGCACCAGCAAGGTCGCCAGCAACGAATATTTCCCCTATGTCTCCAATGGTGAGCTGTCGCTCGCCATGCTGCGCTGGCTCGCCGAGGATGACGCGACGCCGAGCGTCGCCCCGCAGACCTTCAAGCTGCCGGAGATCGTGCTGACCAGCAGCCAGATGCGGGACACCTTCATCGTGCTGGAGGTGCTGCTGCCGCTGAGCACGGCGCTGTTCGGTGTTGCAATGTGGTGGAGGCGACGGTGA
- a CDS encoding DUF4340 domain-containing protein, with translation MRDRAATRAMVRWLTPLLAVCLMALLGVLIVSGQWPELRSKVAFAPKGLVTIAPADAQRVEIRSDGDSVVLLRKAGEWTIEGLDGAVPVELRSHLKTALRLVTVSEPAREILAAELTAASFAAFGLDPPATVAVIETADGSTTSVNVGALNPASTSHYVRIAGRPAVYLMPRHVGEEWRVTLDMARRLHGTSGPDAASRGRSLLLPVSMAQVWALEIVYAGKLTRFERDAAGNWFRHLGQHNHSAGNLVHVADPEQARIIDAALRAFDAAAVETWVGPADPSQLARYGLNLPSLIVLVFARDAAAPLARLEFGTSADSLDRYARLAPDGAVVTVAEFEMRRLTELLRAVGAGS, from the coding sequence GTGAGGGACCGGGCGGCCACCCGCGCGATGGTCCGATGGCTGACGCCGCTGCTCGCTGTTTGCCTGATGGCACTGCTGGGTGTCTTGATCGTCAGCGGGCAATGGCCGGAGCTGCGCAGCAAGGTCGCATTCGCACCGAAGGGGCTCGTGACGATCGCGCCCGCCGACGCGCAGCGGGTGGAGATTCGCTCTGACGGCGACAGCGTCGTCCTGTTGCGTAAGGCCGGCGAGTGGACGATCGAGGGCTTGGATGGCGCCGTGCCGGTCGAACTCAGATCGCATCTCAAAACGGCGCTGCGGCTTGTCACCGTCAGCGAGCCCGCACGCGAAATTTTAGCCGCGGAACTCACGGCGGCGAGCTTCGCCGCCTTTGGTCTCGATCCACCCGCAACGGTTGCCGTGATCGAGACCGCCGATGGTTCGACGACGTCCGTGAATGTGGGCGCGCTCAACCCGGCGAGCACCTCTCATTACGTCCGGATCGCCGGGCGTCCCGCAGTGTATCTGATGCCGCGCCATGTCGGGGAGGAGTGGAGGGTCACGCTCGATATGGCACGCCGTCTGCACGGCACGTCCGGGCCGGACGCGGCAAGCCGTGGCAGGAGCCTGTTGCTGCCGGTTTCGATGGCGCAGGTCTGGGCGCTCGAGATCGTCTATGCCGGCAAGCTCACCCGCTTCGAACGCGACGCCGCCGGCAACTGGTTCCGCCATCTCGGTCAGCACAATCACTCCGCCGGCAACCTCGTGCACGTCGCCGATCCCGAGCAGGCGCGCATCATCGACGCGGCGCTGCGTGCGTTCGATGCCGCCGCAGTCGAGACCTGGGTCGGACCGGCCGATCCGTCGCAACTCGCCCGCTACGGGCTCAACCTGCCGAGCCTGATCGTGCTGGTCTTCGCGCGCGATGCGGCTGCGCCGTTGGCCAGGCTCGAGTTCGGCACGTCCGCCGACAGTCTCGACCGCTACGCACGTCTCGCGCCCGATGGCGCGGTGGTCACCGTGGCCGAGTTCGAGATGCGCCGATTGACCGAGCTGCTCCGCGCCGTCGGAGCAGGATCATGA
- a CDS encoding HupE/UreJ family protein — MSLLRLLLGIVLLGFGVPACAHQVNLSTARLALAADRTVTVEVALKGSDVDRLVGIKIYDAKADAVDPAAVDAAAASILAYMKAHLAVTGADGTACSAGTAAILADGDGVIYRNSFACAGVAGDIVYRSTVLTEKDPTARQVVLVAQGKSEAQALLDAGNTTVTLSAPAPPLWSTMQRYLLTGIEHIFLGYDHVAFLIAVVLWARRLIPVIKIVTAFTIAHSITLSLAALDLVVIPSRIVEPAIAASIVFVAVENFFSRDIDKRWRVTFLFGLIHGFGFAGALREVGLPANAIVPALAAFNIGVEIGQVAIVAIVMPALGLFDRLIAPDPAKPVRAARLVYAVSAAISLLGGYWLFTRVFEA; from the coding sequence ATGAGCTTGCTCCGCCTCCTGCTCGGCATCGTCCTGCTCGGCTTCGGCGTGCCGGCGTGCGCGCACCAGGTCAATCTCTCGACGGCGCGCCTGGCGCTGGCCGCCGACCGCACCGTGACCGTCGAGGTGGCGCTCAAGGGCAGTGACGTCGACCGCCTCGTCGGCATCAAGATCTACGACGCAAAGGCGGACGCGGTCGATCCCGCCGCGGTCGATGCGGCTGCCGCATCGATCCTCGCGTACATGAAAGCACATCTCGCCGTGACCGGTGCCGACGGCACAGCCTGCAGCGCCGGAACAGCGGCGATCCTGGCGGACGGCGATGGCGTCATCTATCGCAACAGCTTTGCCTGCGCGGGCGTCGCCGGCGACATCGTCTATCGCTCCACTGTGCTGACCGAGAAGGATCCGACCGCGCGCCAGGTCGTGCTGGTCGCGCAGGGCAAGTCCGAGGCGCAGGCGCTGCTCGATGCCGGCAATACCACCGTCACGCTGTCGGCGCCGGCGCCGCCGCTGTGGTCGACAATGCAGCGCTATCTTCTCACCGGCATCGAGCACATCTTCCTCGGCTACGATCACGTCGCGTTCCTGATCGCGGTCGTGCTGTGGGCGCGCCGGCTCATTCCGGTGATCAAGATCGTCACTGCCTTCACCATCGCCCATTCCATCACGCTGTCGCTGGCGGCGCTGGACCTCGTCGTCATTCCGAGTCGCATCGTGGAGCCTGCGATCGCCGCCTCGATCGTGTTCGTGGCCGTCGAGAATTTCTTTTCGCGCGACATCGACAAGCGCTGGCGCGTGACCTTTCTGTTCGGGCTGATCCATGGCTTTGGCTTCGCCGGCGCGCTCCGGGAGGTCGGCCTGCCGGCCAACGCGATCGTGCCGGCGCTCGCGGCGTTCAATATCGGCGTCGAGATCGGGCAGGTAGCAATCGTCGCGATCGTCATGCCGGCGCTCGGCCTGTTCGATCGGCTGATCGCGCCTGATCCGGCCAAGCCGGTCAGGGCGGCAAGATTGGTCTATGCCGTATCCGCGGCGATCAGCCTGCTCGGCGGCTATTGGCTCTTCACGCGCGTGTTCGAGGCCTGA
- a CDS encoding alpha/beta hydrolase: MNGFIEPIVGRYVHVEINGETNRIYFEENGSGIPLVCLHTAGSDARQWRHLLVDEEFTKNFRVIAFDMPWHGKSNPPDSQYGSEYRLTTAGYTATIRAFCKALKLEWPVVIGCSIGGRIVLNLAIEHAREFRALIGLEAADFQQPWYDTAWLNRPDVHGGEVCAALVSGLIAPNGPEAARNETLWGYKQGGPGIFKGDLYFYRVDGDLRGRIGAIDVNQCPLYLLTGEYDFSCTPDDTMRTAAGIPGAKAAVMERLGHFPMSENPAQFRRYIAPVLQDILDKQSS; this comes from the coding sequence ATGAACGGCTTCATCGAGCCGATCGTCGGCCGTTACGTGCATGTCGAGATCAACGGCGAAACCAATCGCATCTATTTCGAGGAGAACGGTAGCGGCATTCCGCTGGTCTGCCTGCACACTGCGGGCTCCGATGCGCGGCAGTGGCGTCATCTGCTCGTCGATGAGGAGTTCACCAAAAACTTCCGCGTCATCGCCTTCGACATGCCATGGCATGGCAAATCGAATCCGCCGGACAGCCAATATGGCAGCGAATACCGGCTCACCACGGCAGGCTATACCGCGACGATCCGCGCTTTTTGCAAGGCGCTGAAACTGGAATGGCCAGTGGTGATTGGCTGCTCGATCGGGGGCCGCATCGTGCTGAACCTCGCGATCGAGCACGCCCGCGAGTTCCGCGCGCTGATCGGGCTCGAGGCCGCCGATTTCCAGCAACCCTGGTACGACACCGCCTGGCTCAACCGGCCCGACGTTCATGGCGGTGAAGTCTGCGCAGCGCTCGTGTCCGGCTTGATCGCACCGAACGGCCCGGAAGCGGCGCGAAACGAGACGCTGTGGGGCTACAAGCAGGGCGGCCCCGGCATCTTCAAGGGCGACCTCTATTTTTATCGCGTCGACGGCGATCTGCGCGGTCGCATCGGTGCCATCGATGTCAACCAGTGCCCGCTCTACCTCCTGACCGGCGAGTACGATTTTTCCTGCACGCCGGACGACACGATGCGCACTGCGGCAGGCATTCCGGGCGCCAAGGCCGCGGTCATGGAGCGGCTCGGCCATTTCCCCATGAGTGAGAACCCCGCGCAGTTCCGCCGCTACATAGCGCCCGTCCTGCAAGACATTCTCGACAAGCAAAGTTCGTAA